The nucleotide sequence ACCCTGGAGGAGTTACCTCATCATATGAAAAATCCGCATTTTCTATGAGGTTATATCTGCTTGGGATATCTCCGTCCTCAAGCTGCAAACAATCTAAATACACAGTACCTGTTTCTTCTATTATTCCGGCTGAAATACTTACAGTAGAAAGATCTGTATCATATGGAAGTACAAACTTCAATTCCTGCCTTACCCAGTCATTACTTCCCTGGATATACATATTGCCCTCTATTGTATTATAATTTCCTGAAGTATCCTGATATACTACAAATAAACCGGCACCCTTATTATTCACCTTCGTAATATCCATTGTCTTAATATAGGCTGAGAAAACATAGTCTTTTCCCCTGCTCAAGCTAGTTACATACTGCCTATAAAAATCCCTGCTGCTTATATCATTCTTTACTATTTTTAAACTTCTCTGTCCTATATAAGCTTCTTCTGTAGTAAAAGATGCATTTATTTCTTTTCCTTCAAAATTTCCCGGTGTCCAGTCAGAATTTTCTTTTTCTGCCCCGTGATTTTTTAAATAATTTTTAGTAAATTTCTGCATCTTCGATGTCAAGTTTAATTTATTATATAGATTTGGGGCTGTTTTATCATATTTATTGCTGTTATAATACTTATATACCTCCGCGCTTCCACTATTATCTTGTATACTTGCCGTAGTTCCGTAATCAGTAAATTGATATATATTCTTCCTGCCTTTTGCATCTGTGAATGTGGTTGTATTGTAATTATATTCAATTCCAAGTCTTCTCCCTGCTATTCCATCTGTACCGAATTCTTCTATTCCCGATATTCTGTATGGGGCTTCAGTATAATATGAATAATTCAGCATGTAATTATCATAATTTACTGCCTCAATTAAATTATTATTATTGTCATAGTAAAAAACAGAGTATTTCCCGTCGGGGTAAGTTATTTTAGACAGCTGTATTCCATTGTAGGCAAAACTGGTCCTTCTCCCGCCTGGATCTATAATTCCAACAAGATATCCATTGCTTAATACATCCAGGGTGGTTACCCTACCTGCGCCGTCTGTAATTTTCTTTAATATGACTCCATCATAACTAAGTGTTATGGTATTATCATTTTTATCTTTTATTTTATACAAATATCCTCCCGGGACAAATTCTAAAGTTCCCCCGTTCTTATCCTTTATAATATAACTGTTATCTGAATTTTTGGTAAAAGTCAAATCCGATCCAAGCTGCTCTTTATACGTCGCTGTGGATGCATCATAATAAAAATAGTGTTTAGTTCCATCTTCATCTGTATACACATAAAACTCGCCTTCACCTATTGTTACAAAATCAACCTTCTGATTTAAATTTAATCTCCACCCAAGACCGTACCCCCTGCTGCTGTTTCTATCATTGCTGTTGAATATATGGTTTAAGGTCAGGGGCATTTTATTTCCATCCATAGCTAAATCATTATGCACAAATATTAAATTTCCATTATAGTCATTAACATATCCTGTTCCTGCCCTTCCTGCAGTTTGATTGTGAAATGTCCAGTAATCTTCAAGTCCCGAATTATTTATATAATCTATCCTTATTCTAGGTCTTGCTTCCGCAAGATGGTTTCCATATTCATCATATTCACTTACATTTGAGGATAAAAATTGATTGTATCCCACAGTTTCATCACTGTTTTTGAGCATTATTCCATAGTTTACACCAGAAGAAAGCCATTCTTTTACTACCCTTGTCACGTCCCAGGTCATAGGTTCTCCCCAGTCGCCTTTAACCAAATTATAATCCTGAATCTTACTGTCATCTATGGAAGGTACATTATTCCAAGTTATACTTAAATCACTCCAGTCGTTTAAAACCTTGTGCACATTAATCTGGCAGGCATTATCGTTTTGCCCGGCCAACCATAGATCTAAATATCCTGCAATCACCATATCTCCAGTCGTTAGCTTGTCCGTTGGAAGCTTAAATCTAATATAGCTCCTTGTAACTCCGGAATAAGTATCATTTCCTACTTTCAGAATAACATCACCTGTATAATTTGTAGTTGGTGCTGCCGAAGATACATAACTGTCAAAAATACTTTCTTTATTCTGTTCTGTTATTACCGTTGGATCAATGACTATAGGATATTCTCTTTCTTCATCCTCCAACCAATTAGAATCCGGTATTAAAGTTAAAATGTAGGAGTCATTTTCCCCATCTAATATTAATTTGATTTTCTTACTTAATTTCTTGTTTTTATCATACATAGAAGGTGGATTTATTTTGAAAATAATTTTAGAAATATCTTGTTTGTCACAAAATATAATTGAATTGTCATCTTGAACATGCGGAACCAGATTTTTTGTCCCTAAATTGAATTTAAATTGAAAGTTTTTGATCTCTTCTCTTACTATAATATTTTCTTTAAGAATATTGGATTTAAGCTTGTACCGTAAATCTATATCTGGATATACATAAGGGAACTCAACTAATGAATCGGCTCACCATAGATAGCTGATTCAAACGTTAGATCCTCTTTTAGAAAATGTTTTGTGTACTTGTCCCTCTTTTCCTCAACTTCACCTAAGATTTTTCTTTCTTCCTTTCCCTGTCTGACATAAGCTACGTCTAACTCGTCTTTAGGCATAACATTTAAACTTTTTTTCACTTTATCTCCTCCTTATAATTCTTATGCTAATAATTTATTCATCATAAAGTTATTTAATGACTAAAAGTGAAAATTTATTTGTTATGTCAGGAAGGGAAATTAACCTTCGATGTGACAACCATATACACTCATATTTCCTTTTCAACCTTGTGCGAAAATGATACCTTTAGCAAAATAGGTGTGAGCATAGTTGTAAGTATAACAACTATAATAGTTGGAAGAAATACTTCTTCTGAAATTATTCCTTTTTGCAATCCTATGTTAGCTGTAATTATTGCAACTTCACCTCTTGAGATCATACCTGCTCCAATTTGAAATGCTTCGCTTTTGCTCATCTTTAATAATCTTGCAGCAGCACCACAGCCTATTAATTTTCCTATTACAGCTATAACAAACATAACTAAAGTAATAAATATAACCTTCAAATTTATTCCACTTAAATTTGCTTCAATTCCCACACTAGCAAAAAATATGGGGGACAAAAAACCAGATGAAATTGCCTTAATGTTTCTTTCTAAATATTCCTTATAATCAAGTGACGTAAGCATGAGTCCACACATATATGCACCGGTGACAGCTGCTATTCCTGATATTTCAGCTATATAAGCCATTAACATGGTAAAAGCTATTGAAAAAGTAAGTAATTCCTTTCCCGGCTTTAGATATCTCTTGAACCTTTTAGAAAGTTTAGGCATATATAATACTCCCGCTGCAGAAACAAGGCAAAATAAAGTTATTTTTACAAGT is from Clostridium fermenticellae and encodes:
- a CDS encoding cation:proton antiporter — translated: MESVLLNISLILIFTKIGGIISKKFKMPEVLGALIAGVILGPVMLNIMQYDDNMKLLSNIGVIMLMFLAGLETNVEEFKKAGVSSFMIAVAGIILPFILGTIGAYLFFDNLLENVFVGVILTATSVSITVETLKELGKLNTKSGINILGAAVIDDILGLVLISVVLAVFETQNISKGSNGFTSIIYVLVKITLFCLVSAAGVLYMPKLSKRFKRYLKPGKELLTFSIAFTMLMAYIAEISGIAAVTGAYMCGLMLTSLDYKEYLERNIKAISSGFLSPIFFASVGIEANLSGINLKVIFITLVMFVIAVIGKLIGCGAAARLLKMSKSEAFQIGAGMISRGEVAIITANIGLQKGIISEEVFLPTIIVVILTTMLTPILLKVSFSHKVEKEI